DNA sequence from the Colletotrichum higginsianum IMI 349063 chromosome 10, whole genome shotgun sequence genome:
GGGTCGGTGCGGTTGGGCTGCTGGAGGACCCAGAGCTTGCGGCCCTGCGGGAGAGACGGGTTGAAGAAGACGTCGTAGGAGGCGATGACGGGGTCCGGGTCGAAGGACTCGTCGGGGTCCATTGTTGCCATCGGGGCGGACATTATGTTTGTGTGAGTGCGTAGGAGACTGGACGTGCGTGGTGGGATCTCGTGACTCCTCGAGGGTTGGACCGTGACTTTGGATGTATCGTTAAATTTTTGGATGCGCTCGGTGAGTTGAGGTTTACCCCACGGCGAGAAAGACGTTGGTCGGGCTTATCGATAAGGATGATGGAGCTAGCGATCCCCGGTCGAGTGGCTGGCTGGTGGGGGACGAGCTTCATTCGAGCTTCCGACCTCATCATCCCGACCCTCCAACCCCCTCAACTTCATGAGACAAACACACCAGCATCCTTGACCAAAACCTGTCCAATGGATCTTTTAATTAGCGTGTCCATTGTTAATCAGCCCTTTTGAATTTGTGTTATGTACTGCTGCAGAATAGATCTGGTTACTGGCGAGCTTCTCTACGCCTTCTCAACTCCATATCCTTCGTCCTGGTATCGTCGTCTGGGGCTCTCTGCAACAGCAATTCTTTGCCTCTGGATTGGCCGTATCTTCATTCGCCTAGTTTTCAACATTGCAAGTTTGACGTGGACTGAATAACACATCATCCAAGGTCTCATGGAACAGTCCAAGGGATTGTCAGATTGATACGCCTTGCATGTAGCATGCTGCTCGCCGACCCCCCTCATTCTCGGGTGACTACGGAGGAAATCCGGACCACCGCGTCAATCACAGTGGCTGGGCTCATCTACGTCAGTTTGAACGTCTGGTTTGCTTGTCTACTACAAGCATACACATGCCCAGTGCTTCAAACTACTTCAGCCGCCTCGCTGTGGCGAACAGGTTGTGCTGCGGCGGTTGGATATCGCCTACCGGCCTTGGAGCATTCTTGCATGTTATACGAACTAAAGCTCACAAGACGAATCTAAATTGATACCAAATGCACGCTGTGTAGCGCTAGTTGCTTCCATGGTTCGCGATCCTTGACAACTGGCAGCGCTATACCAGCATCTGAGCTCTTCCAGGCTAACGAGGATAGCGCTGATGGGAAACACTAGCTACCACGTGAGGACTTACACGAAACCACAGGTTTGTCCTCGTCATGGAAGTTTAATACCGGAAGAACACCCCTCAGAGGCTTTTAAATGACAGTTTACAAGTTGAAAAGGCGCCGTTGATGGTCTTTGTCGTTTCCAATGACCGCCGAAGTTCCCAACTCGCTGAACTGGGTCTCCTTCATCACGGGGATCCTCTCCTTCGGTCTGACAGTCCTCAACTTGATCGCCTTATACGCCAACTTTGTCACCACCATCCGCTCCGCTCCCACCGACATCCGAGACTCATTGGGAAACCTCCGACAGCAGCTATGTGAGGAGCGCGAGGCCCTGCGCCACCAGACCAAGGAGATCCGCGCCCATGGCAAACTCCGCCACCGCATCGTAAACATCGGCGGAAAGCTCGCCAACCGCGAGGCCCGCAGAGCGCTTTCCTACGCCGAGCAGACGCTGCCCCTTCACTACATCACTCTGCGCGACCTCTGGCGCACCTTCAAGGACATTGAGCGGCCGTTCCTCGTTGCCAGCGGGCAccgcgccgaggccatccaCAACGGCGCGGCCTGGGTCGagggcgacctcgacgagaaggTCCGCACTGACTTTGAGAGGCACGGCGAGTCGGGCAGCTTTGCGGACTGGAGTGCGCTGTACAAGTGCGACTTTGCGCACCGGTTCATCTGGTGGCAGGTCAAGGACGACGTGAGGAGGCTGTCGGATGAGGTCGGGCGGATCATGGCGCGGCGGACAGAGCGGGAGGTCACTTATATCCGGATTATGGTCAAGCAAATATTCCAGAGTGACGGGCCTCCCCAGATTATCGACGTGCATCCGCGGCGTCCTccaggaggcggcggtggaggcggGGCGGCCaggagacggacgagctggGCCCAGGGGCCTGTCCGAAGGAGCCCTGCCCCGGTGAGGAGTCCGGTTTCTGCGAGGAAAAGCCCCGTCCCCATGCAAAGTCCACATTGCGACTGGTGCGCAAGGCACGCAGAGGAGGGCTCGTCTTCCAGCGAGAGCAGCGATACCGACAACCGAAAGCGCCGCAGGGCCATGGACGTGCCCAGACGGAGGGATGGCAGTCCCGGTGAGAGCCAGCACGGCCGTCCGAGGagcgacgccgccaccgtgGGAAAGCAACAGCACCGCCCCCGGCCTCAGCAGCAGACTTCTAGGAACAGGTGGGAGCAGTTCCGGAGCAGGCCCGCGAGACAGTACGACATCAGAGAGTATTTCGAGGGTCGGGGTCAGGATCATTCGAGGATCGTGGAAGTGATTCCGGGGAGTGAGATTGACTACTTCTCCCCTCATACGCAGCGTGAGGGCGGGGGGGTTTGATGGGACGGGATTTTTGTTGCAACAAAGCAATTGGTCGATTCTTTTTCTGTGAGGAGGGATCAGTCTCCTACAGAAATTCTATCTGGATACTTTCATCCAAACCGTAACACAGCCTGGGATATACACAAGATTGCCAACCTCCCCATCGTATCATTGCCTATATGCATTGTTGACTCAAACTGTCGATAGTCCCACAAGCCCCCTCGAGTTTCTTACTGCTACTAGTCAAAGACAAAGAACAATATGGTTTCCTTATAATGCCGTTATGTATCTGTTGATCTGAATATTACCAGTTGATATATCTTCAAGGAATAGCTACCGCACGGAACTTCTAGCAGAAATAACAAACAACGTCAACGAACTGCGTTCGTGATTCTACACATATCAAGAAATGTGCTCCCTACTCGCTTCTCAGCCCAACCGCACGCCCAATACTGACCTGTAGCATCCAATGGCGATCCCGCCACGACCAGTATCAAATAGATATCTCGCCCAAAGTCTTTACTGGGCCCTATCCTGAAACCTCCCTAGCGACGTGATGCCCGGCTCCTCCACTGCCGACTTGACGCCCGCATCTGCGTTATCCGGCTCCTCGGTTGATACATCCTTGACAGCGTTCCTcgcctttcttttctcttcccaCTTGAAGGCGAAGTGGATCCCGACGAACATCACACTAGATACGAGCGCGAACCCGAGGTAGAGCTTGGATCCGATGCGCCAGTTAGGGGCTTCGGAGGCCGGGAAGGCGGCGATTGGGATGAAGGCGCTCATGAGATACGCTAGGGTGGTACCGCTCGCGAAGAGCACGGTCCGCACTTCGGGCTCGCCTTGGAGATGTGCTGATGCCCAAGAGCAGAGCAGCATCATGGAGACACTGGGACTGGTTAGAACAGGCGATCTGGAACAACTATTTGAATAGTGTTGACCTACGCTCCCATATAGTTCATGTACCAACCGGCCATGTAGGCTTGCTCGTTGCTAGGTCGTACAATGAGGATGATGTGAGAGGTGATATTGATGGCCTGCCCAACGCATTGTCAGTGCTCAGGCATCCGGAATGTTGAGTCGTTTGTGCAAACTTACGGAATGAAGAAGCAGAAACGGCAGCCGGACACCAAAGTAGTCACTGAAACCGCTGAACAGCAGCTCTGCCACAAGCTGGACAGCCTGTCCAATAATCGGCAGGTAGTTGAGCATGGCCACAGAGCTTCCGACACGGTTAGCTTCCTGTTTTGCAGCCAACGACCTGAATGTGTATGAATGAAACCCACTATCTGACTGAACCGTCGGGATTCTTGAGAGACTTGAGCCACAGGTTAAAGTAGCTGGCCGGGGTGAAGTTGCCACCGATAGGCCACGCAACTGCGAGGTACTGTCAGAAAACCACCGAGCTCATGTTGTCAGATTATAGGAACTTACTAGCAAACACCCACAGCTGCCAGAAAGTGAAGCATCGCAGAAATGACTTCGGCGTGATACCAATCTGCGGCTTGCGGCCGACCCGACGTGCACGAGCCAAGGCGATTTCGATGTGCCTAGGCTTCATGTAGAACTTGGCGAGAGGGTTTGGTCGTTCAGGCTGTTGTGCTGAGTTAGCTTCGAACTCGAAGGAACTTCAAGGTGTGCGCAGAATTAATTAGAGCTTACGTAGCCAGGGAGGATGAAGAAAGCAGCAATCGCGACGGCGATGGTACAGATGCCCTATTGATAGTCGCTTGTCAGTCCCAAACGGCATTGATCCAAGTGTGCACGGCTTTTGGCTCACGTTGATGATGAAAGCCCATCTCCAGCCAGCCCGACCATGAAGACCCTCGAAGTTGGTTGAAAGAGCACCCTGCATTGCACCGGAAAGCATGGCGCCGGCTGGTTGCGCGATGTTGTAGATGCTCATGCGCAGGGCAACCTCGTGAGGCATGTACCACTGACTGATGAGAGTGAAGTATCCCGGCCAAGCAGTGCCTTCGAAGAATCCGATCAGGAAGCGGAGGCCGTAGACCTGGTCAGCCGTTAGTAACTGGCAACTACCTCGACACTTCACGAGGAGATCAGGCTACTATAGAACGACGTACCTGCTTAGCACTCGTCACGACCGAGAGGCAGCAAGTGAGAACGCCCCAGATAAGCTGCCCACGTTGTCAGTCTACCTTGGAGGAAGCCTGCCGATGGGGATTACTGACCTCGCAGGCCGGCAACCATGTCGAAGGGCCAAAGTGCGAGATGATGATGCATGAAGGATACAGCATGATCATGTACCCGATGCTGTTTCACAAAGCCTTGATTAGAGACACGCGCCGGCACCAGAGTGGTGAAACGAACATGACTTACTTGAAGAAGGTTGTGAAGTAGTTGAGTTCATTCCCATACAAATCCAGATCCTCTTTCATTCCCGAGACATACGCGTTGTTCTGAGAAAAGTCGTGTTAGTCGCGACGGCATACCGGTGGCGTCATGGCACATACGATGTTGGTCTGGTCGATGTATCTGAGATGCACCGTCAGTTTTCCTCACTTTGGTCACCAGTTGATGTGCGTCTACATACTTGAACATGTATCCCAAGAATCCAAtcgacaagaagaacaagtCGAGGCGCCATAACTACCCATTCGGTCAGAACACCAGATCATACAGCAGACGCATTATGATGACCTACGAAagctctctcttccttcgGATCGATATCATCTTTCGGGTTGCTGATGACAGGGGAGAGCCCGCCGTTGGAACCGGGCAATTTGTCATCAGAGGCACCGCCTCGAGTCGCCGAAACAACAGCCGCGACCTGTATAGGATTTGTAGCCTGAACACCCATTCTGCAGCGAATGATGTTCGTACAAGGTTCAATACTACAATGATTGACACAAGTAAGGGGCTATGCTATGCCTGAGACTTCCACGTGGCATTCAGAGAATCCAGGCATGGGGTCGGCCATTTAAAGAGTACTTATATGAGAGTGCTGCGTTTGGGCGAAGTTCCCTTCGACAGTAATTCAAGGATCCTACTTAATGGTATCAGCGCGGGAGACGAAGACGTGCTCCGCGCGGTGGCGCCTGGTGGTGGAGTATGCTAGCAAGCTGAGAGTGACTGAATGAGGGGGGTGGAATTCGACTTCTCCTACAAACTGATGCGATACGTGTATGAATCCAATATCTTATCAATGTAAGTCGGAACATGCCCGCCGCTGCAACTTATGCCGGCCTACGCTTCCCCAACCTGGAGCAGCGACGTTGCGACATTGACCGGGGAGAAGACGTGATACCCCCGCCGACATGAGGTAAAACCACGCAAGTACTGGCGATCCTCCGCAGATGCCTCGTGTGCCGGCTTCGGTGACTGAAAAACAAGTGTCGCGAATGAGAGTGCCGTGAAGTTGCCGCGGACAAACACTCGATCTGGTCGGTGGCGCATACCTGATCGGCGAATACCCGATGGTCGGCAGAATGCacaagaggaagacgaagcgaCAAAAAGAATACgcaaacccccccccccccccggcaCCTTCTACATTCCCACCGAAACGACACAAGGTCTTTCTGTAGTGCAAATCTGCAACAAAGAGTCCAGACAATTAGCCACTTCCTCAATCCTCGTACCTGGATGCATTCGTGACGAGATCTGGCGGGCCAGTGGTGTAGGTCCGTTGTGAACGCAACGATACTGTGCAAACTACTAGCCTTGGACATTTTCCAAGATTCTGCCGGTGCAAATCCTGGTTGCCGTGCTCGTAGTAAAGCAAGGTAGTCCCCTCAAGCCCGGCCCTTGCCAGAGCTGAACTTTGGCAATCTTTGATGATTCCTGCGCCTTCGAGAATGAGCAACATGGGCTGAGAGACACACGCAGGGGTACCCGACTAGCATCGGCTTACACTTTTGTTTTTATACCCTCTTCCGTTGTACGATCTCCAGCAGTTATCATTACCCAGACTAGATTCAAATCATCTGAGGCCGCAAGTTGGCGATGGTTGAGAGCCCTTGATGAGCAGTCCTCGTCTTGTTTGCGGGGCGTGCAAACGACGTTGACATTGGAGCTTGGGGGCTTTAGGGTGATGGCGCCGAAACGATTGCGCGCAAGCTGCACATGTGATTCACGAGAAGTACGAGTCTTGGGTAGAAtggggcgaggacggcggcttGCTTTCCTCGATCCAGCATTCGAAGAAGAGAgggccggcctcgacggagCGCAGCGGCGTGGTGGAGGCGCCACCTATGCACACGCCCGGCACTGGATTCGTCCTTGAGGCGGGTTGGAGCGAAGGCTCGGAAGGAATCCAAGGTTGCGGGTGCTAAACCATGTGTGTCAACAATCAGCCGAATCCGTGCGCAAATAGAGACGTGATGCCTACCCCTattggcgccggcgcctcgtCCCTGAGCTCAACGGCCATGGTGAACGTGCATCCCTCTGGCAGAGGTCCCTTCATCTCCGCAGCGTACGCGAGACGTCTCAGAGCACCACGATACGCCTCGTTCACGTCAACCCAGTTGACAGacccatcgtcgtcgtcttcctcccttCGCTGGAACCTCTGTCCCATACCGAtcttctccttgcccttgcctgTAGCCCAGGCCGGGAAGTTGGTGACATCGAAAACCCATCTCTCGATGACAGCCATCGTCTCATGGGCGTGAATGACGACGCATACTTTGGAGGCTGCGCCGATAGCAAGCTGATCTTGAATCGCAGCGACGGCCGAGTTGATCCAATCGCAGAGAACTGGATGGCGGGACTGGGGGACTGGAAGGTTGTGGGCTTTGGTCATAAGAAAGGTCTGCTGCGGATAGAGGCGTCTGTGGTACAGTATAGTGTGTACAGTCAGGGTGAGGAATGATGTGAAGGATGTCAAGATAGTGTTTGCCTGCGGGCGCGGGATGGACACCGGAGGGGCAGAGGGTGCATCTGAAGTTGAAGACATGGTGGGCAGAGTAGCGATGGACGCGTCAAGTTGAAAAAGCGGTTCAAACTGGAGGGAGCTGACAAGGGCGGCGCTTTTGAACAGCGTACCAGAGCCGTTGCTGTAAGTGAATGGATCTTGAACTGTCGAGCGGCTAGGGAAGAGATGGAGAATGGCCGAGAAAGACACGCGCGATGAACCCAGATGCGACATCTACGCCAAGTCACATGCCTCATCACGTGCCCACGAGCATGGGTCAGCTTGGACGCAGCTGGCTGACAGTCCGTACGATTGGACACAGAGAGGCGGGTCATATCCACATATAAGGCTGAAGGCAGCCAGTCTGTGACGCCACCATGCGACCCTGTCCACAGCTACTGCCAGCCAGTCCGCAGAGCTTAGCTCGTTCCCCCGTTTTTTTCCACATCTCACTTCCAATCCCACCACTTCCATGTCGTCCAGCCCAACCTAACACCAGAGGACGAAGCCCGACACTCTCTAAGCCTCAGTCGCTGCCTACTTAAAGCCTTGCGTCTCTTCACAGGCACATTCTCAAAGACTTCATCTCTTCAACCACACGTCCAACCTCAAGTTATCACCCCAACTGAACCTCACGATGGCGAATCCACTCACCCCGCAGTCCATACTGCAGCTGATGGCAGATGCACTGCCGACGCACCCCAAAGGCGACACCACCTCTGACATTAGCAGTGGTTACGAGCTGCCCGCCCTTCTCACCCATGCGTGCATGGTGTCTCTCAAGTTCCGCCTCAtcggcttcgacgaggagaagagaataGGTACGTCTGCAAACACCATTAACCCCGCCCCCATCTAACGCCCGCCCCAGAGGAGGAGGTTCAGAGTCTCGCCCCGCGACTACCCGCCTCGTGGAACGCCGGATACGGCTCCCTCCGTTTCGTATACGCCCACAAGCAATCCTCCATGACCTCCATCATCCGCACCAGTAAAGTGGGCGGCAAAGTCGAGATTAGCGGGCTCGCCGTTGGCCACGACGTCATCCACAGATTCGAGATCACGACAAAAGACTTTGTCAATAACTCCAAGCTGCCCTTGCGTATCACACTTGCTGAAGACGGCACCGAGGATAGGAGTGACCTCGTCCAGAAGCTCAAGGATGCATTCGTATCCGAGTCCGCCCTTGAAAAGCTCATCGACCAGTTCAAAACCAGCATCGTCCAGAAGCTTATCCCGAAGCTGCAAATCGAAGGTTACGAAGAATCCCCCGACGACcgggacgccgccgagggcgcaCAACGTGAAGGACGCGCTCAAGCCGGTCGTCCCGGACGGCCGATGCCTGGCGACCTCCCTGACCCAGCCCGACCGTACCCCATCAATGACCCTCTCGCCCAACCTCCAAGGCGACCCATCCCCGCTGGGGACTTCCCTCCGCCTGATTTCGAGGACGAGTACGAGGTCAACCGACCACCTAGACCTCTGGGCATCCCCGGCCGATCTCCCTACAACATTGGCCACGATGACCTGAACCCGCCCGGTCTGGGACCCCACGACCCCCTTCGACCTCATTTtatcggcggcggtggcttgccacgtcctgggggcggaggcggaaTGCACCCAACGTTTGACGACCCCCTATTCGGCGGTCAGGGCGGCCAGGGTGGTGGGTATGATCCGCAAGCACCCCCGGGAGCTCGATGGGACCCTATTGGTCCGGGCGGCCTGCcgcggcacggcggcggcggacgaggacgaggaaacCCGTTCGGAGGCCcgggcggcttcggcggcggttTCGGTGGCGGTTTCGGCGGTGACATTATCTGATCGTCATGATCGTGATGGCCATAGCCGCTCCTTCACAGAAgactgaagaagaagggaaatTGTCTCCATAGTTATAATCTCACGCCGTAATGAAGAATGAAACCCCAGTATGAACCAAGAGTCGTATTCCCATGAAATTCATCAATCTTGTATAAGTGACAATCTACACCGCACGCAAACACAAGTAAATATGCTCTATCTAGCTATACAGCCCCAGCGACGCCTCCGGTGCCCCCAGATACGTCCACCTCAGCTTCTCGACATCGATGCCCTCCACACGCACGACCCTCTCCTCGCCCGGCACGACGTCGAACCCGTTGTCGCTCAGCTTCATCCCCCGCTCCTCCTGGATGACGAACCCCTTCACCGGCTTCTCCGCAGAGACGACCAATCGGCCCTCTCCCGCAGAGCGTACCCTCACCCCGCGGTCCGAGAACTCGAGATACTTCAGCGGCTGCGGCCACGTCGTGTCCTCGGCCACGACCGCCCCGTCCACGGCGAGCGTCGCGTGGATGACAAACgggtcgtcctcctccggaCGGAACGGCACGCTCGTGTCCCTCCCCACAgagtcgccgacggcctgctTCTCCACGACGTCCGTCGTCGCGTTCGCCCCCGCCACGACCCTCTTCTCGATCCGCCGcttcacctccctccccgtcccGATGGAGATGAACCGCACCACCAGGTctccctcgacggcgtccgcgCGCCCGCTCGCGACCCAGACCTCAaactcggcggcgggcccggCCCCGAGCGTCGGGTCCGCGTGGCACTTTGTCCACTCGTCGACGCGCCGCCGCACACCGACGTCGAGCGTCCTCAGCGCCCTCGCGATGGCGTAGAAAGCCGGCTTCGGCACGAGCCAGTAGTCCACGACGGCCCAGCTCACCGTCGGCCAGCAGTCGTTGAGCTGCCACAccagcgcgccgccgcaaCCCCTGGTGCCTGTGCCGCTACCCCAGTCGCGGCGCCAGGCCTTATAGGTGAAGGacatggcctcggcctgcatCAGCTGGGTGAGGTGGGTGAAGCGGGGCAGGTCGTAGGCGATAGGGAGGTTCTCGGCGATGTAGGTTATCATGCGGCGCTCGTGGTCGTAGGCCTTGTTGCGGAAGTCGAGGGTCATGGAGCCGGGCCGATGCTGGGACGGGCTAGTGAGCATGGCGGTCGTCGTGGAGAGGTGCGGGTAGCCCTCCATGCCGAATTCGGAGACGAAGCGGCCGGTCAGGAGGTGGGCGTCTTGGTATTTGTTCATGGCGCCGTGCCAGACTGTGATGGATAGCGTCagcttccccccccctttatCATCTCAAGACGAACGTGATGAATGGTAGTTAGTAGACTCACTGTTCCACTGGTGGATATCGCCGACTGTCGGGTCAGCCGTGGGCTTCCCATCGCCCCAGGGGCTACTCGGGTGGTACACCGTGTGCGggctctcctcctcgacgatcTTTGGCAGCAGATACTCGTACAGATACCTCGCTGGGAAGCTCGACCCGAGCCACGACTGCGggtccttgtcctcgtcgaacCTGTACTCGAGCTGATACCTCTCCTGCACCTGGTAGTCCTCGTTGTTGCCCGCCCAGATGACGATGCTCGGGTGCCCCCTCAGCCGCCTCAGGTTCTGCCGCgcctcctgctcgacgcTCGCCAGGAACGAAGGGTACGCCGGGTAGCTGCCGCAGGCGAAGCAGAAGTCGTGCCACACCATGACGCCCAGCTCGTCGCACGCGTCCATGAGCGCGTCGGCCTCGtacacgccgccgccccagacGCGCAGCATGTTCTGGTTCGAGGCGGCCATAAGCCCCGCCCAGGCGCGGTAGCGCGCGGCCTCGATGGAGGCGTGGAAGCTGTCGGCCGGGATCCAGCAGGAGCCACcggcgaagacgtcgacaTTGTTGATGCGGAAGTAGAAGGACTTTCCGAGAGAGTCAGGTTCTTGGATAagctcggcgcggcggaaCCCCGTCCTTTTGGTCTGCGAGGCGAGGGGCGTGCCAGAAAGGTCGTGAAGGGTGGCCGTGATGGTGTAGAGGGTCTGGGGGCCGGTGTTCAGGGGGTACCAGAGCTGGGGGTTCTCGAGACAGAAGTCTGTCTGAGCTGTTCCGTCCTCTGCCACGTCTAGGTCCCTTTCGAAGacgacttcgtcgtcgagggcgaaCTTCACGGATACCTTCGCCGAGCCGGAGCCCGCAGTCTTGACAATGACCTGGCCGGACGCCGACTTCAGATCCGCACCAACCTCGCTCCTTACCCAGACATCCTCCAGACGAGCCACGTAGTGCTCCAGAAACACAGGCTTCCAGACGCCGGCCGTGACCAAAATTGGGCCCCAGTCCCAGCCCCAGTGGTACTGCGCCTTGCGCACGGGAATCCGACCCGGCTCCGTCTGCCGTGCGATGAACCGGTGCTCGTGCGCGTGCTCCTCTAGGAGCTGCCTGCCACGGAGCAGCGCTGAATCGAAGACGATCTCCAGGAcgttctcgccgccgccgccacgctTCAGGAGCCTAGAGACCCCGACGCGGTGCGAGAGGAACATGTTGTCCGACCTGAGGATCTCGGTCCCGTTGAGGGTGACCTTGGCGAAAGTATCCAGGCcctcgaagacgaggtcCGTCACGCTGCCGGGGGCGTCCGAGAAACCCGCCGGCGTTGCGAAGGACGCGCGGTAGACCCAAGTCTTTTCCGCGACCCATTGCACGGCGAGCTCGTTCATGTCAAGAAACGGGTCGGGTATCCTTTTACCTCCCCCACGGGTTGTTAGTCGTCTCGACGCCTGATGGGTGTATTGCGCGGGCTGTGTGGCTCACTTGTCGTTGGCCAGGAGGTCCACGTGGACTTGGCTGGGGATTTTGGGCACGGGGAGCCACGAGTTCTCGGAGGTATCGTCCTCTTGTTTAAATGTCCAGCCGCTGCTGAGCTCATGCCGGAGGAGAGCCATCTTTGGCTAAGTATGTACTGCTCACAAGGTCAGGACTAACATACGGAAGAACCTCTTGAGTGGTGCTTGTTTTGAGCTCATTTAAGATCGATATGGAAGACGCTTATATACACACATATGAAGAGGAACCGCAAAACACACGATGTGCCCTCTCCGCTCACCGGGCGCCAAGGCAGCGGTTGACCGGGTCGTCGTCTCCCTCCGGACACCCCGCATTTTGAGGAGCTTCCCACGACGACTCGCTGTGTAAACAGCCGATCGGCATTGCACAACGCTCTCGGGCACAACACC
Encoded proteins:
- a CDS encoding Major facilitator superfamily transporter encodes the protein MGVQATNPIQVAAVVSATRGGASDDKLPGSNGGLSPVISNPKDDIDPKEERAFLWRLDLFFLSIGFLGYMFKYIDQTNINNAYVSGMKEDLDLYGNELNYFTTFFNIGYMIMLYPSCIIISHFGPSTWLPACELIWGVLTCCLSVVTSAKQVYGLRFLIGFFEGTAWPGYFTLISQWYMPHEVALRMSIYNIAQPAGAMLSGAMQGALSTNFEGLHGRAGWRWAFIINGICTIAVAIAAFFILPGYPERPNPLAKFYMKPRHIEIALARARRVGRKPQIGITPKSFLRCFTFWQLWVFAIAWPIGGNFTPASYFNLWLKSLKNPDGSVRYSVAMLNYLPIIGQAVQLVAELLFSGFSDYFGVRLPFLLLHSAINITSHIILIVRPSNEQAYMAGWYMNYMGAVSMMLLCSWASAHLQGEPEVRTVLFASGTTLAYLMSAFIPIAAFPASEAPNWRIGSKLYLGFALVSSVMFVGIHFAFKWEEKRKARNAVKDVSTEEPDNADAGVKSAVEEPGITSLGRFQDRAQ
- a CDS encoding HORMA domain-containing protein, with the translated sequence MSHLGSSRVSFSAILHLFPSRSTVQDPFTYSNGSGTLFKSAALVSSLQFEPLFQLDASIATLPTMSSTSDAPSAPPVSIPRPQANTILTSFTSFLTLTVHTILYHRRLYPQQTFLMTKAHNLPVPQSRHPVLCDWINSAVAAIQDQLAIGAASKVCVVIHAHETMAVIERWVFDVTNFPAWATGKGKEKIGMGQRFQRREEDDDDGSVNWVDVNEAYRGALRRLAYAAEMKGPLPEGCTFTMAVELRDEAPAPIGHPQPWIPSEPSLQPASRTNPVPGVCIGGASTTPLRSVEAGPLFFECWIEESKPPSSPHSTQDSYFS
- a CDS encoding PI31 proteasome regulator, which encodes MANPLTPQSILQLMADALPTHPKGDTTSDISSGYELPALLTHACMVSLKFRLIGFDEEKRIEEEVQSLAPRLPASWNAGYGSLRFVYAHKQSSMTSIIRTSKVGGKVEISGLAVGHDVIHRFEITTKDFVNNSKLPLRITLAEDGTEDRSDLVQKLKDAFVSESALEKLIDQFKTSIVQKLIPKLQIEGYEESPDDRDAAEGAQREGRAQAGRPGRPMPGDLPDPARPYPINDPLAQPPRRPIPAGDFPPPDFEDEYEVNRPPRPLGIPGRSPYNIGHDDLNPPGLGPHDPLRPHFIGGGGLPRPGGGGGMHPTFDDPLFGGQGGQGGGYDPQAPPGARWDPIGPGGLPRHGGGGRGRGNPFGGPGGFGGGFGGGFGGDII
- a CDS encoding Glycosyl hydrolase family 2, which gives rise to MALLRHELSSGWTFKQEDDTSENSWLPVPKIPSQVHVDLLANDKIPDPFLDMNELAVQWVAEKTWVYRASFATPAGFSDAPGSVTDLVFEGLDTFAKVTLNGTEILRSDNMFLSHRVGVSRLLKRGGGGENVLEIVFDSALLRGRQLLEEHAHEHRFIARQTEPGRIPVRKAQYHWGWDWGPILVTAGVWKPVFLEHYVARLEDVWVRSEVGADLKSASGQVIVKTAGSGSAKVSVKFALDDEVVFERDLDVAEDGTAQTDFCLENPQLWYPLNTGPQTLYTITATLHDLSGTPLASQTKRTGFRRAELIQEPDSLGKSFYFRINNVDVFAGGSCWIPADSFHASIEAARYRAWAGLMAASNQNMLRVWGGGVYEADALMDACDELGVMVWHDFCFACGSYPAYPSFLASVEQEARQNLRRLRGHPSIVIWAGNNEDYQVQERYQLEYRFDEDKDPQSWLGSSFPARYLYEYLLPKIVEEESPHTVYHPSSPWGDGKPTADPTVGDIHQWNIWHGAMNKYQDAHLLTGRFVSEFGMEGYPHLSTTTAMLTSPSQHRPGSMTLDFRNKAYDHERRMITYIAENLPIAYDLPRFTHLTQLMQAEAMSFTYKAWRRDWGSGTGTRGCGGALVWQLNDCWPTVSWAVVDYWLVPKPAFYAIARALRTLDVGVRRRVDEWTKCHADPTLGAGPAAEFEVWVASGRADAVEGDLVVRFISIGTGREVKRRIEKRVVAGANATTDVVEKQAVGDSVGRDTSVPFRPEEDDPFVIHATLAVDGAVVAEDTTWPQPLKYLEFSDRGVRVRSAGEGRLVVSAEKPVKGFVIQEERGMKLSDNGFDVVPGEERVVRVEGIDVEKLRWTYLGAPEASLGLYS